A DNA window from Streptomyces canus contains the following coding sequences:
- a CDS encoding NADP-dependent oxidoreductase yields the protein MALDQHGVRAWFSQRTACGLPDQAVGIGVATFTPGDEVFGMLPYPWGHGSHAEYVVAPVRALTHKPSSIDHTQAGALPLVSLTAWQALVENAELRPGQRVLVHAAAGGVGHVAVQIAKARGAYVIGTASAGKHDFLRELGADEVIDYRDTDFTEAVRDVDVVLDTLGGETSVRSLRPGGIVVSILPVGSDEFGEEAERLGVRAVRMLVDADRAGMNAIVELVEKGELRATIAGTFPLADAAEAHALGDTGRTTGKLVLVVG from the coding sequence TTGGCTCTCGATCAGCACGGTGTACGCGCTTGGTTCTCGCAACGCACGGCGTGCGGCTTACCCGATCAGGCGGTCGGCATCGGGGTCGCCACCTTCACGCCCGGTGACGAGGTGTTCGGCATGCTGCCGTACCCGTGGGGTCATGGTTCGCACGCCGAGTACGTCGTCGCGCCGGTGCGGGCCCTCACGCACAAGCCGTCGTCGATCGACCACACGCAGGCCGGCGCGCTGCCGCTGGTGTCGCTGACCGCGTGGCAGGCGCTGGTCGAGAACGCGGAACTCCGGCCGGGGCAGAGGGTGCTGGTCCACGCGGCGGCCGGTGGGGTGGGTCATGTGGCCGTGCAGATCGCCAAGGCGCGGGGCGCGTACGTGATCGGTACCGCGAGCGCGGGCAAGCACGACTTCCTGCGCGAGCTCGGCGCGGACGAGGTGATCGACTACCGGGACACGGACTTCACCGAGGCGGTGAGGGACGTCGACGTGGTGCTGGACACGCTGGGCGGCGAGACCTCCGTGCGCTCGCTGCGGCCGGGCGGGATCGTGGTGTCGATCCTGCCGGTCGGCTCGGACGAGTTCGGCGAGGAGGCCGAGCGGCTGGGCGTCAGGGCCGTGCGGATGCTCGTGGACGCCGACCGCGCCGGGATGAACGCGATCGTGGAGCTGGTGGAGAAGGGCGAGCTGCGGGCCACGATCGCGGGGACCTTCCCGCTGGCCGATGCCGCCGAGGCGCATGCGCTGGGCGACACCGGCCGTACGACGGGGAAGCTGGTTCTGGTGGTCGGTTGA
- a CDS encoding GlxA family transcriptional regulator produces MLALDGVYPFELGIPSRILGAADGRYDVLTCSVDGRSVRSNADFTIGVEHGPGILATADTVVITPVSPERMPAELPEEVREALAYVRPDARIVSICTGAFVLAAAGLLDGRRATTHWQLAGRFRSMFPHIDLDPDVLFVDDGRILTSAGAASGVDVCLHLVRKDHGSELANAVARRCVVPPFRDGGQAQYIEQPVPEQGAASTAGTRAWALERLDESLTLADLAAHARMSLRTFARRFNDEVGMSPGRWLIQQRVAWARHLLESSDLAVDQIAGRVGFATGASLRQHLHAAIGVSPQVYRRTFQTAAR; encoded by the coding sequence GTGCTGGCCCTGGACGGCGTCTACCCCTTCGAGCTGGGCATCCCCAGCCGGATCCTCGGCGCCGCCGACGGCCGGTACGACGTGCTGACCTGTTCGGTCGACGGTCGATCGGTGCGCAGCAACGCCGACTTCACCATCGGCGTCGAGCACGGGCCGGGGATCCTGGCCACCGCCGACACCGTGGTGATCACCCCCGTCTCGCCGGAGCGGATGCCCGCCGAGCTCCCGGAGGAGGTGCGCGAGGCCCTCGCGTACGTCCGGCCCGACGCCCGGATCGTCTCCATCTGCACCGGCGCCTTCGTCCTCGCCGCGGCCGGTCTCCTGGACGGCCGCCGGGCGACCACCCACTGGCAGCTCGCCGGCCGCTTCCGGAGCATGTTCCCGCACATCGACCTCGACCCCGACGTGCTCTTCGTCGACGACGGCCGCATCCTCACCTCGGCCGGAGCCGCCTCCGGCGTGGACGTCTGCCTGCACCTCGTCCGCAAGGACCACGGCAGCGAACTCGCCAACGCCGTCGCGCGCCGCTGTGTGGTCCCGCCGTTCCGGGACGGCGGCCAGGCCCAGTACATCGAGCAGCCGGTCCCGGAACAGGGCGCCGCGAGTACCGCCGGGACCCGCGCCTGGGCGCTGGAGCGCCTCGACGAGTCCCTGACCCTGGCCGACCTCGCCGCCCACGCCCGGATGAGCCTGCGCACCTTCGCCCGCCGCTTCAACGACGAGGTGGGCATGAGCCCCGGCCGCTGGCTCATCCAGCAGCGCGTCGCCTGGGCCCGGCACCTCCTGGAGTCCAGCGACCTGGCTGTCGACCAGATCGCCGGCCGCGTCGGGTTCGCCACGGGCGCGTCCCTGCGACAGCACCTGCACGCGGCGATCGGGGTGTCACCGCAGGTGTACCGTCGCACGTTCCAGACGGCGGCGCGCTGA
- a CDS encoding TetR/AcrR family transcriptional regulator, producing MTRAAPEDPRAARTRARLREALLAECAERPLEEVGVAALVRRAGVGRATFYVHYDGLEALAVDACADVVRDAVEALHAWRGRPDPVHAPPALAEFFGSLTPHTALYRSLLAPGGGGPLGRVLHRDLRAYSLRERELAGAADAPLVASAVAATFAGVLADWLHGLLDATAADIADQVWQLLVALHASR from the coding sequence GTGACCCGCGCCGCACCCGAGGACCCGCGGGCGGCCCGCACCCGGGCGCGGCTGCGGGAGGCGCTGCTCGCGGAGTGCGCCGAACGGCCGCTGGAGGAGGTCGGCGTGGCTGCGCTGGTGCGGCGGGCCGGGGTCGGGCGGGCGACCTTCTACGTGCACTACGACGGCCTGGAGGCGCTCGCCGTCGACGCCTGCGCGGACGTCGTACGGGACGCCGTGGAGGCGCTGCACGCCTGGCGCGGGCGGCCGGATCCGGTGCACGCGCCGCCCGCGCTCGCGGAGTTCTTCGGCTCGCTCACCCCGCACACCGCCCTGTACCGGTCCCTGCTCGCACCGGGCGGCGGCGGCCCCCTCGGCAGGGTCCTGCACCGGGACCTGAGGGCCTACAGCCTTCGGGAGCGCGAGCTCGCGGGCGCGGCGGACGCTCCCCTGGTCGCCTCCGCGGTCGCCGCCACCTTCGCCGGCGTACTGGCCGACTGGCTGCACGGCCTGCTCGACGCCACCGCGGCCGACATCGCCGACCAGGTCTGGCAGTTGCTGGTCGCGCTGCACGCGAGCCGGTGA
- a CDS encoding DUF1304 domain-containing protein, with translation MEILANVLVALVTALHVYILVMEMFLWQKKPGMSFHGFDREMARATAALAGNQGLYNGFLAAGLVWGLVAGDPTGFRAQVFFLVCVIVAGVYGAVTANVRILAAQALPGALALAAVLVAQ, from the coding sequence ATGGAGATCCTGGCCAATGTGCTGGTCGCCCTGGTGACGGCGCTGCACGTCTACATCCTGGTGATGGAGATGTTCCTGTGGCAGAAGAAACCGGGGATGTCCTTTCACGGCTTCGACCGGGAGATGGCCCGGGCCACCGCCGCCCTGGCCGGCAACCAGGGGCTGTACAACGGGTTCCTCGCGGCGGGACTCGTGTGGGGGCTCGTGGCGGGGGATCCGACCGGGTTCCGGGCGCAGGTCTTCTTCCTGGTGTGCGTGATCGTCGCGGGTGTGTACGGCGCCGTCACCGCCAACGTCCGGATCCTCGCCGCTCAGGCGCTGCCCGGCGCACTCGCCCTGGCCGCCGTGCTCGTAGCGCAGTGA
- a CDS encoding GNAT family N-acetyltransferase, with protein sequence MTDHNLTVRRARPDDIPGLVASSAGLFAEDAGTRDASVNIDWPREHGAASYTQALADPARLVLVVVHDGEVVGHLTGSLTEPSPVRPVKSATLNSLYVRPAHRRSRVGGRLVEEFLAWAGAEGAAQAEVSAYSANPDAIRFYERQGFGAQAVTLRYDLGGNAKVESGGNGQTDALSR encoded by the coding sequence ATGACCGATCACAACCTGACCGTCCGCCGCGCCCGTCCCGACGACATCCCGGGCCTGGTCGCCTCCAGCGCGGGTCTGTTCGCCGAGGACGCCGGAACCAGGGATGCGAGCGTCAACATCGACTGGCCGCGCGAGCACGGGGCCGCGTCGTACACGCAGGCCCTCGCGGACCCGGCGCGGCTCGTCCTGGTGGTGGTTCACGACGGTGAGGTGGTCGGACACCTGACGGGATCCCTGACCGAACCTTCGCCCGTGCGGCCCGTCAAGTCGGCGACTCTGAACAGCCTGTACGTCCGCCCGGCCCATCGGCGTTCGCGGGTGGGCGGGCGGTTGGTGGAGGAGTTCCTGGCCTGGGCCGGGGCCGAGGGGGCCGCGCAGGCGGAGGTCAGCGCCTACTCGGCCAACCCGGACGCGATCCGCTTCTACGAGCGCCAGGGGTTCGGGGCCCAGGCCGTCACGTTGCGGTACGACCTCGGCGGAAACGCGAAGGTGGAATCCGGTGGGAACGGCCAGACTGATGCCCTCAGCCGATGA
- a CDS encoding pyridoxamine 5'-phosphate oxidase family protein — MAAQPARSAEQRKQDTLNRLEHDEDVWVATAPDDSSGVPYLVPLSFLWDGSTILLATPANSPTGRNLKATGRVRLGLGPTRDVVMIEGTVDTVTQAELTGEEGDRFAARTGFDPRRLTTPYLYFRVHPQRVQAWREADELMGRELMSEGQWLVAD; from the coding sequence ATGGCCGCACAGCCCGCACGCTCCGCCGAGCAGCGTAAGCAGGACACCCTGAACCGACTGGAACACGACGAGGACGTCTGGGTCGCCACCGCTCCGGACGACAGCTCGGGGGTGCCGTATCTCGTCCCGCTCTCGTTCCTCTGGGACGGCTCCACCATCCTCCTGGCCACCCCGGCCAACAGCCCCACCGGCCGTAACCTGAAGGCGACCGGCAGGGTGCGCCTCGGCCTCGGGCCCACCCGGGACGTCGTGATGATCGAGGGCACCGTCGACACCGTCACCCAGGCCGAACTGACCGGCGAGGAGGGGGACCGGTTCGCCGCACGAACCGGCTTCGACCCCCGCCGACTCACCACGCCCTACCTGTACTTCAGGGTCCACCCGCAGCGGGTGCAGGCCTGGCGGGAGGCCGATGAGCTCATGGGGCGTGAGCTGATGTCGGAGGGACAGTGGCTGGTCGCCGACTGA
- a CDS encoding VOC family protein, with product MALVKAGVVVLDCAEPEKLAVFYKELLGAEETDATANRVEIRGADGFRLGFRRDVNATPPSWPRPENSLQAHIDFVVDDLDATERKVVELGGRPLETKDPSGPYEERGYADPAGHSFTLRMVTPTAPKQG from the coding sequence ATGGCACTGGTGAAAGCGGGGGTCGTCGTGCTCGACTGTGCCGAGCCCGAGAAGCTCGCCGTGTTCTACAAGGAGCTGCTGGGCGCCGAGGAGACGGACGCGACCGCCAACCGCGTGGAGATCAGGGGCGCGGACGGCTTCCGGCTCGGGTTCCGCCGCGACGTGAACGCGACACCGCCGAGCTGGCCCCGTCCCGAGAACTCCCTCCAGGCCCACATCGACTTCGTCGTGGACGACCTGGACGCGACGGAGCGCAAGGTGGTGGAGCTCGGCGGGCGCCCACTGGAGACGAAGGACCCCTCGGGGCCGTACGAGGAACGCGGCTACGCCGACCCCGCCGGCCACTCCTTCACCCTGCGCATGGTCACACCGACCGCGCCCAAACAGGGCTGA
- a CDS encoding DUF4235 domain-containing protein has protein sequence MAKKKKLPLAYQPLGFVLGWSSGWLAGLAFRKTWMAIRHEEDAPDALDRDRGWGEILLAAAIQGAIFAAVRSAVDRTGAKAIERSTGTWPASEKGGRD, from the coding sequence ATGGCCAAGAAGAAGAAGCTGCCCCTCGCCTACCAGCCCCTCGGATTCGTCCTCGGCTGGTCGAGCGGTTGGCTCGCGGGACTCGCGTTCCGCAAGACCTGGATGGCGATCCGTCACGAGGAGGACGCGCCCGACGCCCTGGACCGGGACCGCGGCTGGGGGGAGATCCTCCTGGCGGCCGCCATCCAGGGCGCCATCTTCGCCGCGGTGCGCAGTGCAGTGGACCGCACGGGCGCAAAGGCCATCGAGCGGTCCACCGGCACCTGGCCGGCCTCCGAGAAGGGCGGCCGGGACTGA
- a CDS encoding glutathione S-transferase family protein encodes MGSPDDGNSSYGQKAFKRSKSHFADRVTADGRDGWPVEAGRYRLVVSRACPWASRAVISRRLLGLEDALSMAIADPIQDDRSWRFTLDPDDRDPVLGIGYLSEAYDRRESDYPGGVSVPALVDVPSGKLVTNDYQQLTLDLATEWTALHRQGAPDLYPRALRDEIDTVMAEVYEDVNNGVYRAGFATGQEEYEEACAGVFRRLDLLTLRLARQRYLVGDTITEADIRLFTTLVRFDAVYHGHFKCNRWKLTENKVLWAYVRDLYQTPGFGDTVDFDHIKRHYYQVHTGINPTGIVPLGPDLAGWLTPHHREELGGRPFGDGSPPGPPPPQELVPAQGRP; translated from the coding sequence ATGGGCAGCCCCGACGACGGCAACAGCTCGTACGGCCAGAAGGCGTTCAAGCGGTCCAAGAGCCATTTCGCGGACCGGGTCACAGCCGACGGCCGGGACGGCTGGCCGGTGGAGGCCGGCCGCTACCGGCTGGTGGTCAGCCGTGCCTGTCCCTGGGCGAGCCGGGCGGTGATCTCGCGACGGCTGCTCGGACTGGAGGACGCGCTGTCGATGGCGATCGCCGATCCGATCCAGGACGACCGCAGCTGGCGTTTCACCCTGGACCCGGACGATCGCGACCCGGTGCTCGGCATCGGCTACCTCAGCGAGGCCTACGACCGGCGGGAGAGCGACTATCCGGGCGGGGTGAGCGTGCCCGCGCTCGTGGACGTGCCCAGCGGGAAGCTCGTCACCAACGACTACCAGCAGCTCACCCTGGACCTGGCCACCGAGTGGACGGCCCTGCACCGTCAGGGCGCGCCCGATCTGTATCCGCGGGCGTTGCGCGACGAGATCGACACGGTGATGGCGGAGGTGTACGAGGACGTCAACAACGGTGTGTACCGGGCGGGTTTCGCCACCGGCCAGGAGGAGTACGAGGAGGCGTGCGCGGGCGTGTTCCGCCGGCTCGACCTGCTGACCCTGCGCCTGGCCCGGCAGCGGTATCTCGTCGGGGACACCATCACGGAGGCGGACATCCGGCTGTTCACCACGCTGGTGCGTTTCGACGCCGTCTACCACGGTCACTTCAAGTGCAACCGCTGGAAGTTGACGGAGAACAAGGTGCTGTGGGCGTACGTCCGCGACCTCTACCAGACGCCGGGCTTCGGCGACACCGTCGACTTCGACCACATCAAACGGCACTACTACCAGGTGCACACCGGCATCAACCCGACCGGCATCGTGCCGCTCGGGCCGGACCTGGCGGGCTGGCTGACACCGCATCACCGTGAGGAGCTCGGCGGCCGTCCGTTCGGCGACGGGTCCCCGCCGGGGCCGCCTCCCCCGCAGGAGCTGGTTCCGGCACAGGGACGGCCCTGA
- a CDS encoding cation diffusion facilitator family transporter, giving the protein MSGTSTNNTADRKTRVTVLVALAANLVIAVAKAVGGLLAGSPALLSEAAHSVADSLNEVFLLAALRRSRRPADRRHPFGYGKERFFWSLIAAVGIFVMGGCFSVFQGIEALRNGAEEKLSGYVAGLIVLGVAFIAEGISLVRALHQVHRQGGAAQGMRDPALRTVVAEDGTAVLGVTLAMAGMVLHMVTGQVVWEASASLAIGVLLVYVAYRLGREAKGQLIGEAADPEASARIRALLDAQPEIDSVEALFTMKMGLDSVLVAARVDLVPGLDSERVEEVAVRIKRSVARTVSEADQIFLDVTDRPAEEARESPAATGERGGA; this is encoded by the coding sequence GTGAGCGGGACATCGACGAACAACACAGCGGACCGGAAAACACGCGTCACCGTGCTGGTGGCGCTCGCGGCGAACCTGGTGATCGCGGTCGCCAAGGCCGTCGGCGGCCTCCTCGCGGGCTCTCCCGCGCTGCTGTCGGAGGCGGCGCACTCCGTCGCGGACAGCCTCAACGAGGTCTTCCTGCTGGCCGCGCTGCGCCGCAGCCGTCGTCCCGCCGACCGGCGACATCCCTTCGGTTACGGCAAGGAGCGGTTCTTCTGGTCGCTGATCGCCGCCGTCGGGATCTTCGTGATGGGCGGCTGCTTCTCCGTCTTCCAGGGCATCGAGGCGCTTCGCAACGGCGCCGAGGAAAAGCTCAGCGGCTATGTGGCCGGCCTGATCGTGCTGGGCGTGGCCTTCATCGCCGAGGGGATCTCGCTCGTGCGGGCACTGCACCAGGTGCACCGGCAGGGCGGGGCCGCCCAGGGCATGCGCGACCCCGCCCTGCGTACGGTCGTCGCCGAGGACGGCACGGCGGTGCTCGGCGTGACCCTCGCCATGGCCGGAATGGTGCTGCACATGGTCACCGGGCAGGTCGTGTGGGAGGCGTCCGCCTCACTGGCCATCGGTGTGCTGCTCGTCTACGTGGCCTACCGGCTCGGACGCGAGGCCAAGGGACAGCTGATCGGTGAGGCCGCCGACCCGGAGGCCAGCGCCCGGATCAGGGCCCTGCTGGACGCACAGCCCGAGATCGACAGCGTGGAGGCGCTGTTCACCATGAAGATGGGGCTGGACTCGGTCCTGGTGGCCGCCCGTGTGGACCTGGTGCCGGGCCTGGACAGCGAACGGGTCGAGGAGGTCGCCGTACGCATCAAGCGGTCCGTCGCCCGGACCGTGTCCGAGGCGGACCAGATCTTCCTCGACGTGACCGACCGGCCGGCCGAGGAGGCACGAGAAAGCCCCGCCGCGACGGGGGAACGCGGCGGGGCCTGA
- a CDS encoding nitroreductase family deazaflavin-dependent oxidoreductase, whose amino-acid sequence MPLEGEYEPSPTQWVREQVELYESSGGTKGNTLMDTGMPVIVLTTRGVKSGSIRKTPLMRVEHDGRYAVVASLGGAPKHPVWYHNVKAHPHVELQDGPVKRDFTAREVTGAEKDEWWERAVAAYPPYADYQKKTDRVIPVFVLEPAEEN is encoded by the coding sequence ATGCCTCTTGAGGGCGAGTACGAGCCCAGCCCGACCCAGTGGGTGCGTGAGCAGGTGGAGCTGTACGAGAGCTCCGGCGGCACCAAGGGGAACACGCTCATGGACACGGGGATGCCGGTCATCGTGCTGACCACCCGGGGCGTGAAGAGCGGCAGCATCCGCAAGACCCCCCTGATGCGTGTCGAGCACGACGGGCGTTACGCGGTGGTCGCCTCGCTGGGCGGCGCGCCCAAGCACCCGGTCTGGTACCACAACGTCAAGGCCCACCCGCATGTCGAGCTCCAGGACGGCCCGGTCAAGCGGGACTTCACGGCCCGCGAGGTCACCGGCGCGGAGAAGGACGAGTGGTGGGAGCGGGCCGTCGCCGCGTACCCGCCGTACGCCGACTACCAGAAGAAGACGGACCGGGTGATCCCGGTCTTCGTTCTGGAGCCCGCCGAAGAGAACTGA
- a CDS encoding cytochrome P450 translates to MTETEPVAFPQDRTCPYHPPAGYEPLRAARPLSRITLFDGRPAWLVTGHDTARALLADPRLSTDRTRDGFPAPTARFAAIKNRRTALLGVDDPEHRVQRRMMVPSFTLRRATELRPRIQRIVDERIDAMIAHGPPAELVSAFALPVPSTVICALLGVPYTDHDFFEGQSRRLLRGPAAEDVMDARDQLEQYFDELIDRKQKQPEPGDGVLDELVHRQLRDGELTREELIALAIILLVAGHETTANMISLGTYTLLQHPDRLAELRTDPALIPNAVEELMRMLSIADGLLRMALEDIEVAGATIRAGEGVVFSTSVVNRDEDVYTDPDTLDWHRPARHHIAFGFGIHQCLGQNLARAELEIALRTLFDRLPTLRLAAPADEIPFKPGDTIQGMLELPVTW, encoded by the coding sequence ATGACGGAAACGGAACCTGTCGCCTTCCCCCAGGACCGGACCTGCCCCTACCACCCACCCGCCGGCTACGAACCCCTGCGTGCCGCCCGCCCGCTGTCCCGGATCACCCTGTTCGACGGCCGTCCGGCCTGGCTGGTCACCGGACACGACACCGCCCGCGCCCTGCTCGCCGACCCCCGGCTGTCCACCGACCGCACCCGCGACGGTTTCCCCGCGCCCACGGCACGCTTCGCGGCGATCAAGAACCGGAGGACGGCGCTGCTGGGCGTCGACGACCCGGAGCACCGTGTCCAGCGACGCATGATGGTCCCCAGTTTCACGCTCCGGCGGGCCACCGAACTGCGTCCCCGCATCCAGCGGATCGTCGACGAACGCATCGACGCGATGATCGCCCACGGACCTCCCGCCGAGCTGGTGAGCGCCTTCGCGCTGCCCGTCCCGTCGACCGTGATCTGCGCCCTGCTCGGCGTGCCCTACACCGACCACGACTTCTTCGAAGGGCAGTCCCGGCGGCTGCTGCGCGGGCCCGCGGCTGAGGACGTCATGGACGCCCGCGATCAACTGGAGCAGTACTTCGACGAGTTGATCGACCGCAAACAGAAACAGCCGGAACCGGGCGACGGCGTACTGGACGAACTCGTCCACCGGCAGCTGCGGGACGGGGAGCTGACCCGCGAGGAACTGATCGCGCTGGCGATCATCCTGCTGGTCGCCGGTCACGAGACGACCGCCAACATGATCTCGCTCGGCACCTACACCCTCCTCCAACACCCCGACCGGCTGGCCGAGTTGCGCACCGACCCCGCGCTGATCCCGAACGCGGTCGAGGAACTGATGCGCATGCTGTCGATCGCCGACGGACTGCTGCGGATGGCCCTGGAGGACATCGAGGTGGCCGGGGCGACGATCCGGGCGGGGGAGGGAGTCGTCTTCTCGACCTCGGTCGTCAACCGCGACGAGGACGTCTACACCGACCCGGACACCCTGGACTGGCACCGCCCCGCCCGCCACCACATCGCGTTCGGCTTCGGCATCCACCAGTGCCTCGGCCAGAACCTCGCCCGCGCCGAGCTGGAGATCGCCCTGCGCACCCTCTTCGACCGGCTGCCCACTCTCCGCCTCGCCGCCCCCGCCGACGAGATCCCCTTCAAACCCGGCGACACGATCCAGGGGATGCTGGAACTCCCCGTGACCTGGTAA
- a CDS encoding ferredoxin translates to MDIDIDKDACIGAGQCALAAPGVFTQDDDGFSTLLPGREAGGGDPMVREAARACPVAAITVSETVN, encoded by the coding sequence ATGGACATCGACATCGACAAGGACGCCTGCATCGGGGCGGGCCAGTGCGCCCTGGCCGCACCGGGCGTCTTCACCCAGGACGACGACGGCTTCAGCACGCTCCTGCCCGGCCGGGAGGCGGGCGGCGGCGACCCCATGGTCCGGGAGGCCGCCCGGGCATGCCCCGTCGCCGCCATCACCGTGTCGGAGACGGTGAACTGA
- a CDS encoding sigma factor, translated as MDGHDGPARRFQADRGRLRALAHRMLGSLDEAEDAVQEAWLRLERAGGDGIDNLSGWLTTVVSRICLDMLRSRATRREEPYGQEVPERAGSGSPGSPESPASPASPEDEAVLADSVGLALLVVLDRLGPAERSRFAAVALVGGDVGLVVAPRGRLLFALTVTVEGGRIASYDVVAEPARLRRVELGVGNCSPRSTYEVELARSGDRLLAGLRSPGPIGLTWSCDLGHRVRRQRTGPLLHQRMVQGLPAAPGRTCLARSHRELASRARTTHRMRVAAPGSSTPGTSSPKTVRGARLNGLTPAQSTGTVLDPPGRFSSPSPTR; from the coding sequence ATGGACGGGCACGACGGGCCGGCACGGCGGTTCCAGGCCGATCGCGGGCGGCTGCGGGCGCTGGCACACCGCATGCTGGGCTCCCTCGACGAGGCGGAGGACGCCGTGCAGGAGGCGTGGCTGCGGCTGGAAAGGGCCGGCGGCGACGGCATCGACAACCTCTCCGGCTGGCTGACGACCGTGGTCTCCCGGATCTGCCTGGACATGCTGCGCTCGCGGGCGACGCGGCGCGAGGAACCGTACGGCCAGGAGGTACCGGAACGGGCCGGTTCCGGCTCACCCGGCTCGCCCGAGTCCCCCGCCTCTCCCGCTTCCCCCGAGGACGAGGCCGTGCTCGCCGATTCGGTGGGGCTCGCCCTGCTGGTGGTGCTCGACCGGCTGGGCCCGGCCGAGCGGTCCCGGTTCGCGGCCGTCGCCCTGGTCGGCGGAGACGTCGGCCTCGTCGTCGCCCCGCGCGGGCGGCTGCTGTTCGCGCTCACCGTCACGGTCGAGGGCGGGCGGATCGCTTCGTACGACGTCGTCGCCGAGCCGGCCCGGCTGCGGCGGGTCGAGCTGGGGGTTGGTAACTGCTCGCCAAGGAGTACGTACGAGGTCGAGTTAGCTCGATCGGGTGATCGCCTGCTGGCGGGCTTGCGGAGTCCTGGGCCGATCGGGCTAACGTGGTCGTGCGACCTGGGACACCGGGTACGGCGTCAGCGTACGGGGCCCCTGCTCCACCAGAGGATGGTCCAGGGCCTCCCCGCCGCCCCTGGCCGTACCTGTTTGGCCAGGTCGCACAGGGAACTGGCCTCCCGGGCCCGGACCACGCACAGGATGCGTGTCGCCGCCCCGGGGTCGAGTACGCCGGGGACCAGCTCGCCCAAGACCGTTCGGGGCGCGCGGCTGAACGGACTCACTCCCGCTCAGTCCACAGGAACGGTGCTCGACCCGCCTGGCCGGTTCAGTTCACCGTCTCCGACACGGTGA
- a CDS encoding FMN-dependent NADH-azoreductase — MTLLHIDSSADTAEDSVSRYLTGLFATTWRARNSAAPYRHRDLCADPVPALGPAYAALGRRVEREGFVPPDKVPALVENAAEEREWAHTLPLIDELLAADTVLLGVPMYNFSIPASLKAWIDRVTFPGAYADPDTGESQLRDTRVVVAMARGGGYGPGTPREPYDFQTPYLKAYFGELGVRHLHVVAAELTLAGLLPHLAGLKDLATDSLNRARAQVTALAAA, encoded by the coding sequence ATGACCCTCCTGCACATCGACTCCAGCGCCGACACGGCCGAGGACTCCGTCAGCAGGTACCTGACCGGCCTGTTCGCGACGACGTGGCGGGCCCGCAACAGCGCGGCCCCCTACCGCCACCGGGACCTGTGCGCCGATCCGGTCCCCGCGCTCGGCCCGGCGTACGCCGCCCTCGGCCGCCGAGTGGAACGTGAGGGTTTCGTCCCGCCCGACAAGGTGCCCGCGCTCGTCGAGAACGCCGCCGAGGAACGGGAATGGGCCCACACCCTGCCCCTGATCGACGAACTGCTCGCCGCGGACACGGTGTTGCTCGGCGTCCCGATGTACAACTTCTCGATCCCCGCGTCCCTGAAGGCCTGGATCGACCGCGTGACCTTCCCCGGCGCGTACGCCGATCCCGACACCGGCGAGAGCCAGCTGCGGGACACCCGTGTGGTCGTGGCCATGGCACGCGGCGGCGGATACGGCCCCGGCACACCGCGGGAGCCGTACGACTTCCAGACGCCTTACCTCAAGGCCTACTTCGGCGAGCTCGGCGTACGGCACCTGCATGTCGTGGCAGCCGAACTCACCCTGGCAGGTCTGCTGCCGCACCTGGCGGGTCTGAAGGATCTCGCGACGGACTCCCTCAACCGGGCCCGCGCGCAGGTGACAGCACTCGCCGCCGCCTGA